A region of the Gouania willdenowi chromosome 1, fGouWil2.1, whole genome shotgun sequence genome:
ATTTTCTCTACAACATTGTGGAAAAACGGGAGGGGGCTCATGCTGGGATTGATGTTCAGGAAGGACGTCCATCTTcaggtaaaaaaagaaaagatcatTTCTTCATTTACATTGTTAACTGTTAATAATGCCATGATATTCTTTAAATGTttggatttaatttaattattggaaaaagaaaaaaaagcacactTCTAAGGCCGATTGTATACAACACAAAAGTACAAtacaaattggaaaaaaataaaacctgtacaaattcaaaacaggaGAACTGAAATACATTAGATTAAAATGATCTTTTTTATATGAAAGTTGAttctttttaactttatttataaattcCTGATGAAACCATTTCCTTGTTTTAACCTACAGGTGGTAATGTAACTCTTTTAGTCACTGTCACAGGAAGTGACACTGCAAAAGTTACTCATGTAAGTCTGTACGACAGCTCGGGTCCAACGCAAATCAACGGAACTGTGCAGGTAATCCATATTTTACTAAAGGGTTGGTTGGAAGAAATCTATTTATGGTATTTTAAGTACCATAGTTATATAGCCAGTTTGGAGTCAGCGTGTTACCATGTCATTGGAATTTTTACCACGATTATCCATGCCACACCTGCATGTGTTAAAGTCAGTTgagtaaaaaataatgatggaAATTTTGATGGAAACTTATTAAAACATTATCTTTTACGAATGCTAAATATGGTTTTAAATCACACAAACGTTGTTAGTTTGCATCTCGGTTTTAATTGGTGAAGATGTGCTACATCTAtaaaggtgtaaagagtagtgatatattctactcgagtagaagtactgttacttgaatgaaattgtattcaagtacaagtaagtcatacagtCGTGCAGTGTACTTTTGATGCCAGTTGTctgtgaaaattacattttgtttgttaattaatgcaataaagtattttttttttaaattacagtaacTCTGAAAGTAATGTATTACTTTCTGGATTACTTTCTGAGTAAGGCTGCCTGATAAAAACACAGCTCCTTTTACAACCAccaaacatttattcacattaattatttacaccagtatatgtactgtatttcATGAATGGTttgtattagggatgtaacgattcactcaactcccgatacgattcgattcacgatactgggttcacgatacgattctctcacgatttattttacaaaatgggactgtatataaatgactgaaaaatattcctttatttttttgggtaaatactatactatttttcattgtcaaaagaattccttgataaactattcaaaacaatgcaatttaactaaaaataaatcttgaatgaaataaataaaagaataatacaaatgaagaagctaattatttaaattctggttctataataaacaatacaaaactacataatagttatttttctttttaaaagtgcaactgaaaatgtattttgtgccttaacaattggacttaaaaaaaaaaaaaaaaaaaagtcattttactgtatttaggtcagatatttgtttggaccagcagagggcgttggtaacccagtggtcggttggcatgcatatattttgcagtgaagaagagatgctatgctagcagacagagctaatagaaaaacgtggcttttacagatattcacgtaatattacagatattcgttgtgctaaaggggtaaggaatcatttatgaatatgtttaagagtagaaggcagccagaaagaaagtattagcagatttccctcgctgccaacacttctggatagcaccctctgctggttaaaaaaagtactgcgattcaattttcacagcatcgatgtgaatcgtgatacctatgaatcgatttttaactgccttacgattaatcgttacatccctagtttgtATGGATTTGTATTTAACAGAAGTATTGTGTAATAAGATGTTTGTCCTTGTTTGGTCCTTAGGCTTTAGATAACAACAACTTTCTAGCAGAATTCACAGAAATTCCAGCAGGAGACTATGTGGTCCGTCTGATTGGACAGGAGAGTAACCCGACCTCCAGGTCCACACCCACCATGTTTCAGAGACAAGCCTCCACACGCATCAAGACCTCCAGCCTCACTGTTACTGTGAGTGTTATTCAAAAACCTCTTTtcttctaaaacaaatgtggacCATGAAATATAAAACCAAACTTTGTCCTTTTCCTTCTCGCCCCCAGTCTTTAGTGGCTACCAGCATCCTAGAACCAGGTTCCAACATCTCCATCCCATTCACAGTTTCCTCCAACGTGAACGGAACATTCATGTTGCAAGTGAACAACGATCGCAGCTTTGATGTCGCTTTTCCAAGCAGCGTCTCCATTGGCGGAGTTGATGGAGGCACGGCCAACGGCACCGGAACCCTAACAGTCCCAGCCGACGTGAATTCAGGGACAGACTTAACCGTCACCATCCAGGCCCAAAACACAGCTGGGACGGAAATTAACTTTGCTGTCGTCAGGTTTTCCGTGGTTGCTAGGGTAAGAAAACTTAAATGGGAACTAAGCATCGTAAATAGTCTTTTATAATTCTAACCCAAGGTTTTGTTTCAGACATGGGATTAGTTATGGTGTacaacaggggtcaccaacctttcaaAAACTgggagctacttcataggtaaaGATAGTCTGAAGGGCtcccagttagaaaagcacttcttagatactaaatgttcactttttcacttaaattagagggtaagataataaggaaggctagcagtaacttcaAAAACAACTGGGTCAACATGTAACaatttatttctcctaatttatgaaattgtttcattttcattacatttcatagaaaattatcATCTTCCTAATTTACTAGCAACTAATCAACAATTTTTAACTTAGCATATAACGTAACATTtgttaaatgtaacaattatgtcatattttataaaaatccacccattatattatatatatgtaccacaacccatacaccatATCTGCAATTCGCATCatgtttcaatgaaaataaacattcaaaaatgataatttaaaactaaaactttatcacctGCAGCAGTATTTGACTCTATTAAGTAcgaactacatctgtcatatgtatttgtttttgttagtttaaatcttggaaagtaaatcaaatgTTAGATGGACTTCATTGGTGACTaaagctcctgagggcccctcacatgatCCATGCATGGACCATTTAGCATGGTTCTCCGCCTGTATCTAGGGCAGGGGtagttggtgacccctgccctaGATACAGATATTTCTTCCACTTCTGACCCTGGTTTTTCAGCCCACCACACCCTCTCCACTGTCACATAGTCTACGAACAGCTGTCCAGACAGACTGAGGAGTGCCAGGGTGGCAACCCATCCCTCACTTTTGTTCCCTGTTCAATATTCATCACACTGCTTACATAGCCACTACACTGATTTCTCCACTTCCTATGTTCATTCCTATCTTATATAGTCTATCTCCAGGGTTAGCCAAGCAGGCTTGGCGGTGGCTGACTGCTTCCGGTCTACCCACTCCTGGTCTCTGGACACGTTTCAGACACCTCCAACACTATTACACCTTCACAAACTATTTGATGAACGATGTATGGAACAGAGACACCCAAGTAACATGCCCCGGCTGTGCCTTGCCTTTGACTCCCCATACCAAACAGTCCAGAACTGTTCAAGTGGTTTCATCGAGAAAAAGTAACCACAAACCTAACCCTATCTAGCTCCACTAGAtctctccacctaacccaaaaatgccaacatagctctaaatgacagccttcatgacaccttattcatgctaatgacagcgtattgtcagctttatgtataaaactttaagcaGCGTGTTACcgttgttttgatctccactgtaaacactttgttgacatttcgaAAGTTTCACGCAttacattgtgggatgtggagtctcgtaGACTGATGCAcaagtttttactttattctttctgtgatttcttgtttgcCACCCAAAAAACTGCCAAAATGACTCCTCAACACATGCCGGATGGTTTACGTGGAAAGATAACACGGGAATGGGCAATACcgggaaaaaactagaacagTTTGTCTGGCAAATAAAGTTTATATACTTTAACGCTTGAACACAAACTTTTTTCCTCCTACTGTCCAGGTAGCAGACATGTCTGGCCCGGTGTGTGAGGTGGTCAACATATCCGGTATCTGTCCACACTCCATCGCCCTCTGCGCATCCTCTCAGTGGGAGCTAACTGCCAATCTCACTGATGGCGTCAATGGGACGGGCATCGAAAGAATCACTCTTCGTGAAGGGAATGGAACCTTCAACACCGTCACCGTGACAGAGGCAGGAGGTGTCAACGTCACCATGCTCACCTACAACTCTTCCTGCTGCTCACAGAGAGTTGTCCTGGCCACTGTGGACAGAGCGGGAAATGTAGGGAGGTGTGTGGGGCAGGCGAGGATGCTCTCAACACCTACGCCTATGACTGTAACCAACTCAACTCTTAACTTTACAACTGCAGCTAGCACCACAAGCCATGGAACGCTCCAGGTGGCAGACATGTCTGGCCCTGTGTGTGAGGTGGTCAACATATCCGGTATCTGTCCACACTCCTTCGCCCTCTGCGCATCCTCACATTGGGAGCTAACTGCCAATCTCACCGATGGCGTCAATGGGACTGGCATAGAAAGAATCACTCTTCGTGAAGGGAATGGAACCTTCAACACCGACACCGTGACAGATGCAGGAGGTGTCAACGTCACCATGCTCACCTACAACTCTTCCTGCTGCTCACAGAGAGTTGTCCTGGCCGCTGTGGACAGAGCGGGAAACGTAGGGAGGTGTGTGGGGCAGGCGAGGGTGCTCTCAACACCTACGCCTATGACTGTAACCAACTCAACTCTTAACATTACAACTGCAGCTAGCACCATGAGCCATGGAACGCTCCAGGTGGCAGACATGTCTGGCCCGGTGTGTGAGGTGGTCAACATATCCGGTATCTGTCCACACTCCTTCGCCCTCTGCGCATCCTCTCAGTGGGAGCTAACTGCCAATCTCACCGATGGCGTCAATGGGACTGGCATAGAAAGAATCACTCTTCGTGAAGGGAATGGAACCTTCAACACCGTCACTGTGACAGAGGCAGGAGGTGTCAACGTCACCATGCTCACCTACAACTCTTCCTGCTGCTCACAGAGAGTTGTCCTGGCCGCTGTGGACAGAGCGGGAAACGTAGGGAGGTGTGTGGGGCAGGCGAGGGTGCTCTCAACACCTACGCCTATGACTGTAACCAACTCAACTCTTAACATTACAACTGCAGCTAGCACCACAAGCCATTCGAGGCTTTCACACGGTCTTTTGATTCTGGGTTTGATTTTTCTcctcctgaaataaataaaaacattacttaTCAAACAAATCACACTCTTCTAAAATGTGCAATCTTCAACTTTATTCCCATTTATAATTTGCTTGACAAGTCTTTAGCAATCAAATGCATGCAGCGCATGTATTCAGTGATATTTTGTCATACATTGGTCAATTATATTTGGATGTAGTGATACAAGTTCACTCCATTGGCTTCTTGTCTATAACAGTAAATATAGAAGACGTTATTGTGATTTTGAATGTTGCATGTGTTTGTTATTGAGAACAACAGAAGACAGCAGGCACATACCAAAGCAGCAGACAGGTGTTAAACCTCGGTGGTtgtaaagcgctatataaatcatgttcatttaccattttaaaagggATATCACTACAAAGTTGGCAGCTTTTGTTATTTAGAAATGTAAAGTGTTAAATATTGGGCACAACTGTCATGCTCTTGTTCAGCTCCCCCAGTCCGGCTTTGATTGAATTAACTTTGAGACTATTTTGACGTTTTCATATGTTTTGCATCTCGTTTCACATCCTCtgtagcagtggttctcaagtagccccctttctcttatttctgattcaaagtacctcctttgtccgactacaaggTTTTGCTCAGTGTACtgtgaaaaacaaaactttagaacattgtgatgaaatgaatgagtgaaaaacactgctctgtAAAATCTAACTTTGCTACCTCTCCATCAGCTTCTGCTTTAAAGTGCAATATCTTGTTTGTAAGTAAACACTCATTGTATACAATTTACAATTACTGAAGGATAACAGATCACCCTATGATTCTTTATGCCTGTATGATGCTACTATTGTGCAGAAAGCTCACCATGAATGTAAACCAAATCTACCTACGGGCACAAATAAAATTGTCTTACTTATTTTTCTGTGTCCCATATTATTTCCCCTACACAGCACCTGGTAACATGAGCTCAGTTTATATTTACAACTAACCTAAGTATCTATAAATTTATACTTGAAGCTTCAGTATCTGCACtgctaattttatttattctaaatacattttaaaatgtagctTGCAGATTtataaatgagagaaatgtaATTATTGGATATTGAAGACTTCAAAGAGCAACTAAACTCCAAAAGGACCTTTTCCCTGTTGAATATGATTATAATTTAGTATGAactgaagtagtgttgttggtTGATTCTTGCCCAACTCTCAAcaagtattttgttgtaaaaatgtgagtgactgccctctatgggttgaatcaaattttgctattggctgagaatggtagtTTTCTCCATGTGTGTCTTGGCAACTTTTATCCATTTTCTGTGAGCTGGgctcacaaaaatgtgattttttgatccgagggccacattattaacttATGTCaggatttagaataatgaccgatctgaacattaatacaggaaagaacaaatggttttgtctttgttgtcaatttgtgtaggTTTGGTGGTGTTCTTTTTGAGTTTCTAGacctttcatgtgtttttgaagttttgtcaatttttttttatcagtagtggcaaatttttgttgcaatttttgtgttgtctgtgtttttcgatcattttgtgcatttttccgtAATCTTTTGCAATTTCATCTGCATTTTGTATATGAtgcttgtgtcattttgtgtttaagtggttgtttagtgcaTCTTTataattgtgtgtacttttgttgacattctgtcattttctgtgtttctggagtctgTGTGTTATGTTGAGCTTCATGCAACTTTAAAACTTCCTGaactacaattttgttttggggggccgcacaaaattagagcgagggcagcgtgtggcccccgggccaggTGTCGGCTTTTACAGCCGTGGGTTAAGttgcttttttaaagaaacagttCAGGGACAAAAATGGTTATTAGGTCTAGTTTGCACATTCACAACTTGCTTGGTGGTGAATATAGTAACCGCTCTTTTGTAAAAAATGGAGGAATCAAAACATCTTTACATATGATTTTCTATATAGCTAATGcacaattaaaataatctgGATTTTTAGAAATGGCAGCATGTTGCAATAGATTGAGAGCGAACACAAGTTGCCATTGCATTTcaacaaacttttatttgtcaatttcAGAAggtaaagaaaaacaattacatCAACCAACCAATCGAAGCTcaaagggcagtaaaaatagaACAAATGCAATATCTAGTCAAAGTGGAAGAACTAACAGTGACTTCCAgcagctgaagaaaaaaaaaaaaaaaaatggcacttCTGGGATCTGGCTCACAAATCTAGGTTTAGACTGCAACCCAGTGACTGGGACCGCAGTGATTGTGGTTTGTCAGACAGATCCCAGTAACCAGAATACAGCACATAAGCCTGGTTGAATACAAAGCTTGGTCCATCAATGCCCCCTCCccccacacacaaaaaaaaaaatcaaataaattcaaTGGTTAGCAAAACTCGACCTTTAAGCCATTAAGcaatcacaaaataaagtacaacAAGAAAAAAGAGGAACTACTTTCCGATAGTCAGAGcaagaaaatgtcaaaatgggcattaaaaaaaaaaaaaaaaagcatacacTAGAACAATTGTAAGCCATTGCCGAAAGCAACTGGAGGATCAAAAGTACACCACTACAATTTAGAGATAACCCGACAACTTAATATACTCAACTTCAGATACTAAAAATCAtaacaaaacaaccttcaattcATGTGCATGAAAATGTGCAATTCCTTAAACCACAAACTTACATCCTTCAATATCTAATCCAATTAGCAAATATGTCACATCATTCATAACAAATCCAATGTAAGAAATCTACAAATCAACATTATGTATAACGCCAAACATGTTACTCCTTCAAACCCGACAGAACTTTATGCATCACTCAGGTGAAAAAGTGTCATGACTTTCATATCCAGCAAAAGATCAAACATGTCCCTGGATCAGAGTGTTTCTGACACAAGAGGTCaataccagaggtgtaaagcaTTTAGTATCTACACATAACATCAGTGCGGTGGATCCATTACTGAGCATTTATATCCAAAAACAAAAGGCTACAGTTACAGATCAATAGCTACAATTTCATTAGTCAGTTCTTAACAAAAAGAAGTGACAAACTGTACAAAGTATCACTTATATTGAATGACGCATCGACCTTGGCCTTCGTTTTTTGACCTTGAAAAATACTACATTGTCCTAAGTGGACTTTGGTCCAACTGACCCAATAAGTGAAATCCTACGATGTGGAGAGCAAAAAGCATTTGCGTTGGAAAGTTTGTTAttaagataaagaaaaaaaaactgaaaataaatcaactagaaaagagtAAGCTGAAAGCCTGGAGATTGTTTTGAGGTAAACTATAAGTACAGTAGctgaaaaatgttttcagagATGATTGATTTGATTTCTTACGTGGGCTATTTTCTAATGGAGCCAATCAACTAAAAGGCTTTTTAAGTGATTTGTTGAGGGTTTGGGCTGCGAGTCTGACTGAAAGTAAGAAACAACTTGAGACCAAAAAACAAGAACTTTTAAACACGATTGCCTGATTTCTTTGGGTGCGTTTTTAAAGCTGGCTATAACGGGCTGAAATGTTTTGGCTCATACACGTGTAGTTGATACGACTGCATGCAGAGGCACCGAGTTAAAGAATCCATAGGCCCATATCACTTTGTTGGCACATGCTTATGTTTCAAAAATCAGCATTAATCTTTTTATCATAGAAAATTTAGAACACGCACCCCAGTGAAAGCATTAGTTTACATCTGCATACGGTAAAAGTTTGAATATCCTTACTCACTTCACTTAATGTATATTTAGTGAACATTTCATGCAGcattaaataaaattgatttattgtataatatataataactgGCCAATTCCCACCAAAATGCAACTGCTCACTCATGTGTCTTGGTAAACTAGAAGCACAGGCTTTACACATTTTTTAGGTTGCtgcaaaaaacatcaaagttcAATAAATTTCCTGATTTCATTGGCTAGACATAAGTAATGCACTTTGGTGCACCTGGGAGGTTATACATGAGTCAGCGTCAACTAAAGCACGTCACTACCAAGTGTGCACAAAGATCACTTATTGTTCACAAGCTCCCAAAGATGGCCTTGTTCCTCCATGCAATAGAAAAGTGATTGACTGCTTTAATGAAAGTGGGTTGCGTTCATGCCACAAAGTGTAACTATTGGACTTCTATGGCAACGAATCCCTCAttcaacacatacacacactaatgaAAGTCAACAACTGGTATAGTGAAATTGCAGtgctaaaacaaagaaaaatagtaTCCAAAAGTGCCAAACTCTCCGACGTGTAAACATTCCTGCGGTTAAGCAGCttggtgtcacacacacacacacaatagtaacaaatcaaaaaaacaacaggatagagagagagagaaaggtaCACCGACATCCCTTCAGACTGTAAACCAGGCAGTCCTGGAGACCTGAGGCGTGTTCTTTCATATTGTTCTGGTTTGCATCTCTGACGTGACTGGAGATTGTGGTTCAAATGGTAACAAAACAACTAAAGTAGAATTCAGCTTGGAAGACAGTTGGGTGGTACTCTGCTGTCTTACCAAGGAATGAGTATATCATTTTTGCCAACTGTGCTATTCtggtttgtgtcattttaaccTTTCTAACCTCTACTAaacattaatgtatttaattcaACATAAtgggaaaacaaataaaacacccCTGACTCTGTGGTGTTAAGGCAACAATTTGATTGTTCCATGATAGTTCACAGctagcttgttttgtctgaAAAGAAAACGCGCGTCAAGGAAAACATCTTCAtacgaaacaaaaaaaatgaatggttACAATTAAATGTCACAGCCTGGTGTTCAAGTAAAAGTGTGCCAATGACAGAGAGGTGAGCCACATCACATGTAGCTTAGCTTACAGCAGCCTGGATTCTATCAATGACATGAACATTTCTTAAAGGATTGTTGTGTCCTAATGGCAGATCACTGATCATAGGTTTATCAAAGGCTTGAATAATGGACACTAGTATTGAAGGTGAGTCTCTTAATTGAAGTGGGGAGTGTGTGGAACAGGCAACAAATGGGGGAAGACCGTCTTAAACCAGTCTACTGTTTGTCCATTCCAGCAGAGTCTGAATTGGAAGGTGGAGTGGAGGCTTGGAGATGATTTGAAATGGGCGATGGGCTTAAATCGGAGCCCTGAGGATCGCCACTTGAAGTGTGGTCCGGAAGAGTGAGGGTTTCTGGAGCAGACTTTTTTCGGGGTCGGTCTTTGGGGACAGAAAGGGAATCTGGTGCGTCAGTGCACATGGGGGTGGATGGGGCACTGGCAGGGCCGCTGAGGGCGCAGGAGGAAAGAGGAGTCTCACTAATGGAGAAGGATGGAGGGAACATTCCAATCTTCTGATTGGTGGCCTCCTGGATGGTCTTCTCAAACTCTCTCACTTCATCCATCGTCATGTCTAGTTTTCAAACAGATGAGGTAAAAAGTACATTAGTAAGAGGACATTTACTTTAGGCTTTACAAAAAGCAGCAAGTCACAGTAATAACTAAAAACACtaccaaaaatatacaacaaaactaTTTCGAGGGCAAAACTTGTCAAAACTTTACAGCCAAATACAGAACCTTTATTGCTAAACATACATAccattgctattttttttaatgacagctAGGTTTTCAAAAAAACTTCAATTGAAGATTCACCAGCAGATTAAATGCATTAAATCAAATCTATTAAATAAGAATGTTGGTGTCTTTTTAAGATACAAAATGTCCAATTTTTAATTGCCGATTAAGCAGTTGTGCCAAATCTCACTTTCAAAATATCAAACTTTAGTTTgatattttaaaagctgttCCTATAGCTTAGCAACAAGATATTAAGGACCCGTGATAGGACTTCAGACCACCTTCTCATGCCTGTTGATAAATCCACCAGtaccattttttaaataattacatatatCTTACCTGCTCTTTCAAGCTGTAGGAAAATGTTTTCTGCTATTGtgacatttatgtatttacctTTAAGATTCCTACACTCAGTGCCTTGGCATCAAATAATGAAATTTAGTTATT
Encoded here:
- the LOC114453897 gene encoding von Willebrand factor A domain-containing protein 7-like → MNPMQVVTVLVIISLPDLTKSFQPFFSIDGVSITHRDITETAILRKTAEVCRDIAADEGRDFTLNIDGSLTVSKVQRACSGTPSSTVPVSAVSFQNALSTIHDSNTKVDFNSALIAKMHFDNEEFVAGRNIITEGVVAVKFNVLRGNFEVGRKTLGRICHTLQDFYSHSDWVELNNNKPYSALIIPSQPLTNLTGQDVPTCSSCTEDVCRDNILPDILERKLLTSGYFEFFSKVKPAGKCSHGGLFDRTSRVDPEGGINKDSVGSFHGYLHVNAATVAIDATIELLEDIRTAVGDKTFLQFMGVSQSSALSFVIDTTGSMSDDIAAAKETSFSIIDSRRGTAEEPSVYILVPFNDPEFGPVIRTTDPDTFKAHINELTANGGGDLPEFSMSGLQLALTAAPPSSDIFLFTDATAKDANLKNTVLALIESTKSRVTFMLTNIVTSRRRRRDSQSLSDRFASSEGTVIYRDLARASGGQTIEVSKLNLIEGTAVIEDLSANAVVTVFQVTEDPGKPENFTFIVDAATSNIKIFVTGISSLTFQLTSPSGVSQKSSEPSGPLASITTVGNLRRILVNGTNETGTWELSVSSSSAYSVKVTGQSSVNFLYNIVEKREGAHAGIDVQEGRPSSGGNVTLLVTVTGSDTAKVTHVSLYDSSGPTQINGTVQALDNNNFLAEFTEIPAGDYVVRLIGQESNPTSRSTPTMFQRQASTRIKTSSLTVTSLVATSILEPGSNISIPFTVSSNVNGTFMLQVNNDRSFDVAFPSSVSIGGVDGGTANGTGTLTVPADVNSGTDLTVTIQAQNTAGTEINFAVVRFSVVARVADMSGPVCEVVNISGICPHSIALCASSQWELTANLTDGVNGTGIERITLREGNGTFNTVTVTEAGGVNVTMLTYNSSCCSQRVVLATVDRAGNVGRCVGQARMLSTPTPMTVTNSTLNFTTAASTTSHGTLQVADMSGPVCEVVNISGICPHSFALCASSHWELTANLTDGVNGTGIERITLREGNGTFNTDTVTDAGGVNVTMLTYNSSCCSQRVVLAAVDRAGNVGRCVGQARVLSTPTPMTVTNSTLNITTAASTMSHGTLQVADMSGPVCEVVNISGICPHSFALCASSQWELTANLTDGVNGTGIERITLREGNGTFNTVTVTEAGGVNVTMLTYNSSCCSQRVVLAAVDRAGNVGRCVGQARVLSTPTPMTVTNSTLNITTAASTTSHSRLSHGLLILGLIFLLLK